From a single Oreochromis niloticus isolate F11D_XX linkage group LG4, O_niloticus_UMD_NMBU, whole genome shotgun sequence genomic region:
- the casc3 gene encoding protein CASC3, with translation MADRRRRRRRASQDSEDDDESGSGSDSGRSGSPSSKPRGREPDPAEPTASRVPAKSDVESECESEDGVGEAVLSDYDSADPEDNGSHSEGVEEEEEAEQYSDEEAPAAASEPQPPTTDGPVEGAQGEEEEGGEAEEEEEAVGRSKEESKAEEKGNLAGERQSGDGQESTDDPETKAGGKPGQQLDDDEDRKNPAYIPRKGLFFEHDVRGHAQEEERPKGRNRKLWKDEGRWEHDKFREEEQAPKSREELIAIYGYDIRNGGGPGDRGYRQRRPRPTSSPSRDKRWRDGGGERPVRSWQNRGGGGGGLNRGGAPPPSSVHPSSSSSSSAQRSGIPSRPPPSRTRPPQSNLHPPPPSHYRNNESNAPLVHHRERTGPRAQAEPTGEKGGVRGGRGGRAPSVVIEDITVSQGGVTEQELSVGAVTPAASPQPGGYQSTSPRRQQEQRGGMDRSASGLAASSSGSDPSLQSSAAATNREASPPAERPVERKSYSLARRTRSRPADLGSKQASVEESVAGGNNSSPSNVGGKSWSGGGDAPSQAGGGVTELDQDVARLNLARQSWSPTSYMRSEMRGLPNPLHMPSGPPQFSGIEEMGVGNNRAKRYSSQRQRAVPEPAPPMHLGVMEGHYYEPMSYQGPIYAHGDSPAPMPPQGMLVQPEMHIPHPGLHPHQSGGPIANPALYGGPPVSLSPGQPQQLLPPPFYPPPGVMTFPYPTMYPNPQGQTQVTYGGVTYYDTVQQQAQPKPSPPRRTSQPVTVKPPLQRCPLPQSDSAPHPSLPLHLSLTLVQKL, from the exons GAGAGCGAAGACGGCGTTGGAGAAG ccgtcCTCTCAGATTACGACAGCGCCGACCCCGAGGACAACGGATCGCATTCAGAG GgagtggaggaggaagaggaagcagAGCAGTACAGCGACGAGGAAGCTCCGGCAGCAGCCAGCGAGCCCCAGCCCCCCACTACAGATGGCCCTGTGGAGGGAGCgcagggagaggaggaggagggcggagaagctgaggaggaagaagaggctgTAGGGCGGAGCAAAGAGGAGAGCAAAGCAGAGGAGAAGGGAAACCTAGCAGGAGAGCGACAGAGCGGAGACGGACAG GAGTCGACGGACGACCCGGAGACGAAGGCGGGGGGCAAACCGGGGCAGCAGCTGGACGACGACGAGGACAGGAAGAACCCGGCGTACATCCCAAGGAAGGGTCTGTTCTTCGAACACGACGTCAGGGGGCATgctcaggaggaggagag gccaaaaggcagaaacaggaagttgtGGAAAGACGAGGGCCGCTGGGAGCACGACAAGTTCAGGGAGGAGGAGCAGGCGCCGAAGAGCCGCGAGGAGCTGATCGCAATCTATGGTTACGACATCCGAAATGGCGGCGGCCCCGGAGACCGAGGGTACAGACAGCGGAGGCCCAG ACCGACTTCGTCTCCCAGCAGAGACAAACGGTggagagatggaggaggagagcgGCCCGTCCGGTCCTGGCAGAacaggggaggagggggaggaggtcTGAACCGAGGAGGAGCTCCTCCACCTTCATCTGTCCACCCCTCCTCTTCGTCGTCATCCTCTGCACAGCGAAGCGGCATCCCCTCCAGACCTCCTCCCTCCCGTACCAGACCACCCCAGAGTAACCTGCACCCCCCACCTCCGTCTCACTACAGGAACAATGAATCAAACGCACCCCTGGTGCACCACCGAGAGCGGACGGGTCCTCGGGCTCAGGCGGAGCCTACAGGGGAAAAGGGAGGTGTCAGAGGAGGGCGAGGAGGAAGGGCACCCTCTGTGGTCATTGAGGACATTACAGTCAGTCAGGGAGGGGTCACGGAGCAGGAATTGAGCGTTGGCGCCGTGACGCCGGCAGCGTCGCCACAGCCGGGCGGTTACCAGTCCACTTCACCGAGACGCCAGCAGGAGCAGCGAGGTGGCATGGACAGATCTGCGTCAGGACTGGCCGCTTCCTCTTCCGGCTCCGACCCTTCCCTTCAGTCGTCAGCAGCAGCGACCAATCGGGAAGCTTCCCCTCCCGCCGAGCGGCCAGTGGAGCGCAAGTCTTACTCACTGGCTCGCAGGACTCGCTCGCGTCCCGCAGACCTGGGCAGTAAACAGGCGTCTGTGGAGGAGTCCGTTGCCGGGGGCAACAACTCTTCTCCTAGCAATGTGGGGGGAAAGAGCTGGTCGGGTGGAGGCGACGCACCGAGCCAGGCGGGAGGAGGCGTGACGGAGCTGGACCAGGACGTGGCCCGGCTCAATCTGGCCAGGCAGAGCTGGAGCCCGACCTCGTACATGCGGTCTGAGATGAGAG GCCTTCCTAACCCCCTGCACATGCCCAGCGGCCCGCCACAGTTCTCCGGCATCGAGGAGATGGGTGTCGGCAACAACCGGGCCAAACGCTACTCCTCCCAGCGACAGAGAGCCGTGCCCGAGCCGGCGCCGCCTATGCACCTGGGAGTGATGGAGGGACACTACTATGAGCCCA TGTCGTACCAGGGACCAATCTATGCCCACGGGGATAGCCCCGCCCCCATGCCACCACAGGGCATGCTGGTGCAGCCTGAGATGCACATCCCGCATCCTG GTCTTCATCCCCACCAATCAGGAGGCCCCATCGCTAACCCCGCCCTATACGGAGGCCCACCAGTGTCTCTGTCACCAGGGCAACCACAGCAACTGCTGCCACCGCCTTTCTACCCTCCACCGGGGGTCATGACCTTCCCCTACCCCACCATGTACCCAAACCCACAG GGTCAGACTCAGGTGACCTACGGAGGCGTGACGTACTACGACACGGTGCAGCAGCAGGCCCAGCCCAAGCCTTCGCCCCCCCGCCGCACATCCCAGCCCGTCACCGTCAAGCCCCCCCTCCAGAGGTGCCCTTTGCCTCAGAGTGACTCCGCCCCTCACCCCTCCCTGCCACTCCATCTCAGCCTCACTCTGGTCCAAAAACTGTAG